From one Tetragenococcus osmophilus genomic stretch:
- a CDS encoding muramidase family protein, translating to MKSSLTRKERRKIQQRMSLSGNMKKGAAVVGTVTAVTAITPLLPVHSVHAEEADSSVVAPYDATEEANNVEPQTEETVTEDVNDTAAEANSSYSEDIEQQSSASEDETSYAQEQDPSQTTAEDEQWQEQQEVEEAPAAEYEQDPAEEEAQESEEETEEANEETEELELPEDENEQLQEEAARRPGDNNGPAVSTFSSVAPEPSAFIEELAGHAEPVAAANNLYASVMIAQAVVESGWGSSTLSQSPNNNLFGIKGTYNGQSVKMPTQEYVNGRYVTVNADFRKYPSYTASFQDNAALLSTNLYSGAWKSNTNSYKDATAALTGLYATAPNYNTVLNGVIEDYNLTRFDTGNSDGIIDTGTGDNGDSSEDNNAGNEDNSNNNDNSSSNSGADTYTVKAGDSVWLIANNNGISMDQLRSWNNIQNDFVYPGQELTVSQGNSSNGSNDSNNSNSNNSNGNSNSSSNGSGTYTVKSGDSVWLIANNNGISMDQLRSWNNIQNDFVYPGQELTVSQGNSSSGSNSSNSSNSSNSNNNSGGSYTVKSGDSVWLIANNNGISMDQLRNWNNIQNDFVYPGQELTVSQGNSSSSSNSSNSSNSSNSNNNSGGSYTVKSGDSVWLIANNNGISMDQLRSWNNIQNNFVYPGQTLTVNNGSSSDNNSSQSNSSSNSSHKVQSGDSLWMIAQDNGISVSQLKSINNLNSDTIYIGQTLKVS from the coding sequence ATGAAATCGTCTTTGACTAGGAAAGAACGTAGAAAAATTCAACAGCGTATGTCTTTATCTGGAAATATGAAAAAGGGTGCGGCTGTCGTTGGTACTGTTACAGCGGTTACAGCAATTACTCCTTTGTTGCCAGTACATAGTGTACACGCCGAAGAAGCTGATAGTAGTGTAGTAGCCCCTTATGATGCAACAGAGGAAGCAAATAATGTAGAGCCTCAAACTGAGGAAACTGTTACAGAAGATGTAAATGATACAGCTGCTGAAGCTAATAGTTCGTACTCAGAAGACATAGAACAACAATCGTCGGCGTCTGAAGATGAAACTTCATATGCACAAGAACAAGATCCATCACAGACAACAGCAGAAGATGAACAATGGCAAGAACAACAAGAAGTAGAAGAAGCTCCTGCGGCAGAATATGAGCAAGATCCAGCTGAAGAAGAAGCGCAAGAATCTGAAGAAGAAACAGAGGAAGCAAACGAAGAAACTGAAGAGTTAGAACTTCCTGAAGATGAAAATGAACAATTACAAGAAGAAGCAGCTCGACGCCCTGGAGATAACAATGGCCCTGCAGTATCAACTTTTTCTTCTGTTGCGCCAGAACCATCTGCTTTTATTGAAGAACTCGCTGGGCATGCTGAACCCGTCGCTGCAGCAAATAACTTGTATGCTTCTGTCATGATTGCTCAAGCTGTTGTCGAAAGTGGCTGGGGATCAAGTACGCTATCTCAATCACCTAATAATAATTTGTTTGGAATTAAGGGAACTTATAATGGTCAATCTGTTAAAATGCCTACTCAAGAATATGTTAATGGCAGATATGTTACAGTGAATGCGGATTTTCGTAAGTATCCATCTTATACGGCCTCATTTCAAGATAATGCTGCTTTATTAAGTACAAATTTATATAGTGGCGCTTGGAAGAGCAATACTAATTCGTATAAAGACGCAACTGCTGCTTTAACTGGACTTTATGCGACAGCGCCTAATTATAATACGGTGTTAAATGGTGTTATTGAAGATTATAATTTGACTCGTTTTGATACAGGAAATTCAGATGGTATTATCGATACTGGAACTGGCGATAATGGAGATTCTAGTGAAGACAATAATGCCGGCAATGAGGATAATTCGAATAATAACGATAATTCTTCAAGCAATAGTGGTGCAGATACTTATACAGTAAAAGCTGGGGATTCAGTTTGGCTAATCGCCAATAATAATGGTATCTCAATGGATCAACTGCGTAGTTGGAATAATATCCAAAATGATTTTGTGTATCCTGGTCAAGAATTGACGGTGTCACAAGGAAATAGTTCAAACGGCTCAAATGATTCGAATAATAGTAATTCGAATAATTCGAATGGTAACAGCAATTCATCTAGCAATGGTTCGGGAACTTATACAGTAAAATCAGGTGATTCAGTCTGGTTGATTGCTAATAATAATGGTATTTCAATGGATCAACTGCGTAGCTGGAATAATATCCAAAATGATTTTGTGTATCCTGGTCAAGAATTGACAGTGTCACAAGGAAATAGTTCTAGTGGCTCTAATAGTTCTAATAGCAGTAATTCTAGTAATTCCAACAATAATTCTGGTGGTAGCTATACAGTAAAATCAGGAGACTCGGTTTGGCTAATTGCTAATAATAACGGCATCTCAATGGACCAATTACGTAACTGGAACAATATCCAAAATGATTTTGTGTATCCTGGTCAAGAATTGACAGTGTCACAAGGAAATAGTTCTAGCAGCTCTAATAGTTCTAATAGCAGTAATTCTAGTAATTCCAACAATAATTCTGGTGGTAGCTATACAGTAAAATCAGGAGACTCGGTTTGGCTAATCGCTAATAATAACGGTATCTCAATGGATCAATTACGTAGCTGGAACAACATTCAAAATAATTTTGTATATCCTGGTCAAACATTGACTGTGAATAACGGTTCATCTTCAGATAATAATTCAAGTCAATCAAATAGTTCCTCAAATAGTAGTCATAAAGTTCAAAGTGGCGATAGTTTATGGATGATTGCACAAGATAACGGAATTTCAGTTTCACAGTTAAAATCAATCAATAATTTGAATTCAGATACCATTTATATTGGTCAAACATTGAAAGTAAGCTAG
- a CDS encoding phosphatase PAP2 family protein gives MNRKLYMYFAGSCTFALFAFLSYVVKFYPDWLQPFDNTLTTIVRNLHPHWNGFFLWITQFGGSTTIIILFLVLFLVLIYGKKYVDAIWLSLGVAVVAGGINPLLKLFFTRKRPLLEHLVTETSYSFPSGHATASMVFYGSLIFLVPLFIQTKFWRIGLQTCLAIFILFIGISRIYLGVHFPTDILGGYCESLTWLLFTYPIYRKYRQLRVLQKTNYNAR, from the coding sequence ATGAATAGAAAATTATATATGTACTTTGCAGGAAGCTGTACTTTCGCCCTTTTTGCTTTTTTAAGTTATGTAGTGAAATTTTACCCTGATTGGTTACAGCCTTTTGATAACACTCTTACCACAATTGTGCGCAACCTCCATCCTCATTGGAATGGATTTTTCTTATGGATCACACAATTTGGCGGTTCAACGACTATTATTATTCTATTTTTGGTCCTATTTCTTGTCCTCATTTATGGCAAAAAGTATGTTGATGCCATTTGGTTAAGTTTGGGTGTTGCTGTTGTTGCCGGAGGAATTAACCCACTGCTAAAATTATTTTTCACTCGAAAACGCCCCTTACTAGAACATCTAGTGACCGAAACTAGCTATAGTTTTCCAAGCGGACATGCCACTGCCTCAATGGTATTTTATGGTAGCTTGATCTTTTTAGTCCCATTGTTTATTCAGACAAAATTTTGGCGAATAGGGTTACAAACTTGCTTAGCTATTTTTATTTTATTTATTGGTATTAGCCGTATTTATTTGGGTGTTCACTTTCCCACAGATATATTAGGCGGTTATTGCGAAAGCCTTACCTGGTTATTGTTTACCTACCCAATCTATCGTAAATATCGCCAGCTACGAGTTTTACAAAAAACCAATTATAATGCTAGATAA
- a CDS encoding class I SAM-dependent methyltransferase → MVESALQFSHTLLAEVLTDDDHVVDATMGNGNDTVFLANAVQPHGKVYAFDVQDQALDKTKQRLVEQGLVEQTKLILDGHENLKSYLTENEPIKAGIFNLGYLPKSDKNLITMPATTKQALETLLSHLVSKGRVLLVSYYGHTGGKEELNMLNHYCQSLPQEEYNVLKYQFINQKNEPPILFCIEKK, encoded by the coding sequence ATGGTAGAAAGCGCACTACAGTTTAGTCATACATTGCTAGCAGAAGTTCTTACAGACGATGATCATGTAGTCGATGCAACGATGGGAAATGGCAATGATACCGTGTTTTTAGCAAACGCCGTACAGCCCCATGGAAAGGTTTATGCATTTGACGTACAAGACCAAGCTTTAGATAAAACGAAACAACGATTAGTCGAACAAGGTCTTGTTGAACAAACAAAATTAATTTTAGATGGTCACGAAAACTTAAAAAGTTATCTTACAGAAAATGAGCCGATAAAAGCAGGAATTTTTAACTTGGGTTATTTACCCAAAAGTGATAAAAATCTGATCACAATGCCTGCCACAACGAAACAGGCCCTAGAAACATTGCTTAGCCATTTAGTCTCTAAAGGACGCGTTTTGCTGGTTTCCTATTATGGACATACTGGCGGTAAAGAAGAGTTAAATATGCTCAATCATTATTGTCAAAGCTTGCCACAAGAAGAATATAATGTCTTAAAATACCAATTTATCAACCAAAAAAACGAACCCCCCATTCTATTTTGTATTGAAAAAAAGTAA
- a CDS encoding PTS sugar transporter subunit IIA, with protein MEKKVTDYLQYSPILLGGQYQDKKEVFSAIYHLVKEKGWVTKDFAQKILEREEIYPTGIDQGTFGVAIPHTDPEWVKEEFIALFIPEHSVLFQRMDDKEQDVQADFIFILGLNQPHEQLTMLQNLMQLIQNTELLEALYKQTTREDLVFQLQEYGF; from the coding sequence ATGGAAAAAAAGGTCACAGATTATTTGCAATATTCACCTATCTTATTAGGTGGGCAATACCAAGATAAAAAAGAAGTTTTTTCAGCCATTTATCATCTAGTAAAAGAAAAAGGCTGGGTGACAAAAGATTTTGCTCAAAAAATCTTAGAAAGAGAGGAGATATATCCGACAGGAATTGACCAAGGAACTTTTGGCGTTGCTATTCCACATACTGACCCAGAGTGGGTAAAAGAAGAATTTATAGCCTTATTTATTCCAGAACATTCGGTCTTGTTTCAGCGAATGGATGACAAAGAACAAGATGTACAAGCAGATTTTATTTTTATTTTAGGGCTAAATCAGCCTCACGAACAGTTAACGATGTTACAAAATTTAATGCAGTTAATTCAAAATACAGAACTATTGGAAGCTTTATATAAGCAAACGACACGTGAAGACCTTGTCTTCCAATTACAAGAATATGGATTTTAA
- a CDS encoding BglG family transcription antiterminator, protein MELDARTNQLFIEILNNPDETSVSLKNRYHLTRSQLNYSIQKVNEYLNELNLDPITRTTNGHFVITKETIEEFEQSSTQTSVETYLLPEERIQVLILMLLSKTEPLSMNHFIIELNVSKNTIVRDLKELRPLLAQYQLRLEYLRSKGYRIKGEEWNRRQLLTETVNTVNQFLNFEQLLKQFGDIEKAQLTEYKNKVGQLEQRLNLRYSDDKVNDLPVVTLLLDRRIRRGKKINYDFALDYVELQETKEYKVVKEVFFPEDEANTNEIIYFTLLFLSTNLTQVDVLSKGQFENLQLAVLEMIDRFEKVAHVVIEEKNELLYRIMLHMRPAYYRIKYGMHLSEMDLKRQQSREVASIFYLVKKSVKPLEDFFEQRVSDTEIFYLALFFGSHLLENDSILRKKIPTAVIVCTNGISVSLLMERILKGVFPEIDFISTMSLREFNNQEIKSDLIFSSVPLETNKKYFLVKDFLTDKGKLQLRQRVMNETVVGLDEPSLAEKIVAQLDQQIAIPDKENLFFEVLKILNENTAENTIMNNEANHFDQLISKDGLIIEENVVSWHEALEQLSQPLIKQQIIEPRYLTALKQELSEIPPYIVFRHQLALPHTEPEKGAHGVALSFGIFKQGILSATGELIHFVVLLASNNKEKHVDALLEIMDLAGRDNILSDLLACKDEDQIWRLLRLYRINYWG, encoded by the coding sequence ATGGAACTAGATGCAAGAACCAACCAACTATTCATTGAAATCTTAAATAACCCTGACGAAACCAGTGTTTCTTTAAAAAACAGATACCATCTGACGCGTTCGCAGTTAAACTATTCTATTCAAAAAGTTAATGAATATCTAAATGAACTAAATTTAGATCCAATTACGCGAACAACGAATGGACATTTTGTTATAACAAAAGAAACGATAGAAGAATTTGAACAAAGTAGTACGCAAACGTCAGTAGAAACTTATTTATTACCAGAAGAACGCATCCAAGTATTAATATTGATGTTATTGTCCAAAACAGAACCCTTATCTATGAATCATTTTATTATTGAATTAAATGTTAGTAAAAATACAATCGTTCGCGATCTTAAAGAATTAAGACCGCTTTTAGCCCAATACCAATTACGTTTAGAATATTTACGTTCGAAAGGATATCGTATTAAAGGAGAAGAATGGAATCGCCGGCAGTTATTAACAGAAACTGTAAATACGGTGAATCAATTTCTTAATTTCGAACAATTGTTAAAACAATTTGGTGATATTGAAAAAGCACAACTAACGGAATATAAAAATAAAGTTGGTCAGTTAGAACAACGCTTGAATTTACGATATTCAGACGATAAAGTCAATGATTTGCCAGTCGTGACCTTATTGTTAGATCGACGGATTCGTCGTGGTAAAAAAATTAATTATGATTTTGCCTTAGACTATGTCGAATTACAAGAAACGAAGGAGTATAAGGTAGTCAAAGAGGTTTTCTTTCCAGAAGATGAGGCGAATACTAATGAAATTATCTACTTCACCTTGCTTTTTTTGTCCACCAATTTAACACAAGTTGATGTTTTATCTAAAGGTCAATTTGAAAACTTACAATTGGCTGTTTTAGAGATGATTGATCGTTTTGAAAAAGTGGCTCATGTTGTTATTGAAGAAAAAAATGAATTGCTTTATCGGATTATGCTTCATATGCGTCCTGCTTATTATCGTATTAAATATGGCATGCATTTATCTGAGATGGATTTAAAAAGACAACAGAGTAGAGAAGTTGCGTCAATTTTTTATCTAGTAAAAAAATCGGTAAAACCTTTGGAAGATTTTTTTGAACAAAGGGTTTCAGATACGGAGATTTTTTATTTAGCTTTATTTTTTGGTAGCCACTTATTAGAAAATGATTCAATATTACGTAAGAAAATTCCAACAGCGGTTATTGTTTGTACCAATGGCATTTCTGTTTCACTGCTTATGGAACGTATTTTAAAAGGGGTTTTTCCCGAAATTGATTTTATTTCTACGATGTCATTAAGGGAATTTAATAACCAGGAAATTAAGAGTGATTTGATTTTTTCTTCAGTTCCTTTAGAAACTAACAAAAAATATTTTTTGGTTAAGGATTTTTTGACAGATAAAGGTAAGCTACAGCTGCGTCAAAGAGTAATGAATGAAACAGTCGTTGGTTTGGATGAGCCTTCCCTTGCAGAAAAAATTGTCGCACAGCTTGATCAACAAATAGCTATACCTGATAAAGAAAATCTATTTTTCGAAGTGTTAAAAATTTTAAATGAAAATACTGCAGAAAATACGATAATGAATAATGAGGCGAACCACTTTGACCAATTAATCTCTAAAGACGGTTTAATCATAGAAGAAAACGTAGTGTCCTGGCACGAGGCTTTAGAACAGCTCAGTCAACCTTTGATCAAACAACAGATTATTGAGCCGCGATATTTAACAGCGTTAAAACAAGAACTTTCAGAAATTCCGCCTTACATTGTTTTTCGTCATCAGTTAGCTTTGCCACATACTGAACCGGAAAAAGGCGCTCACGGTGTTGCCCTTTCTTTCGGAATATTTAAACAAGGAATTTTATCTGCCACAGGTGAACTTATTCATTTCGTTGTCCTTTTAGCTTCAAATAATAAAGAAAAGCATGTGGATGCTTTATTAGAAATTATGGATTTAGCAGGGCGCGATAATATACTTTCTGACCTATTGGCATGTAAGGATGAAGACCAGATTTGGCGATTACTACGTTTATATAGGATTAATTATTGGGGGTAA